A window of Cryomorphaceae bacterium contains these coding sequences:
- a CDS encoding XRE family transcriptional regulator encodes MKTYTLEELTDQYIGKKGTKERNEFEHELRLDLLGRAIKKARKERNLTQEELGKLVGVKKAQISKIENSATNARFDTILKVFEALDAKVHFSIVFNNQKMAY; translated from the coding sequence ATGAAAACGTATACACTGGAAGAGCTCACCGACCAATACATCGGAAAAAAAGGCACCAAAGAGCGCAACGAATTCGAGCATGAACTTCGGCTGGATCTATTGGGCCGTGCAATCAAAAAAGCAAGAAAAGAGCGTAATTTAACGCAGGAAGAGCTGGGTAAATTGGTTGGGGTTAAGAAAGCCCAGATATCCAAGATAGAGAATAGTGCGACCAACGCAAGATTCGACACTATTTTGAAAGTGTTTGAAGCACTCGATGCAAAAGTGCATTTCAGCATTGTGTTCAATAATCAAAAAATGGCCTACTAA
- a CDS encoding TonB-dependent receptor: MRFITLLTTALLLTQTAAGQGEIHGVITNDRGEPLAGAAVAIAETFKGTFTATDGSYRLRNLRPGPYAMRVSFLGFETVEDTLLVQDGERLIWSPQMRPSIFLSEEVVISATRAGSKTPTTYTNLSKEEVGDANFGQDLPYILEFTPSAVVTSDAGAGVGYTGIRIRGSDPTRTNVTINGIPVNDAESHGVFWVNMPDLASSLESVQIQRGVGTSSNGAAAFGASINLQTNALQEKAYGEIENAYGSFNTWRHTVKAGTGLIDNKFSLDARLSQITSDGYIDRASSDLRSYYLAGAWHGKNSVLRLNVFGGHEVTYQAWNGVSAENLENNRTFNSAGMFFDQDGNMQFYDNEVDNYQQHHYQLHFSHRFSQRVNFNTSLHYTRGAGYFEQYRANDRFSTYNLEPLVVNSDTITRTDLIRRRWLDNHFYGQVFSMNYNNHRGLDVTVGGGWNVYDGDHFGEIIWARFASQSNIRDRYYDNNALKTEWHGYVKATQQLGKFTAFADLQYRGIDYRFEGFNVVFEEFVLADQQVNFGFFNPKAGFMFDLNERNNFYASLGVSHREPVRRDFTQSTPESRPVAEQLRNLEVGYRYRGRNWFLNANYYLMDYKDQLVLNGEINDVGAYNRVNVDDSYRMGIEIEGGVRLHRTLTLGGNATFSRNKIRSFTEFVDDFDQGGQLAIEHSNTDIAFSPNFVAGGILTYEPLKDLRMSLMPKYVGEQFLDNTSDRNRMLDAYFITNFRLHYTLRDVLFSEMEIGVLVYNMFDALYENNGYTFSYIADQQMTTENFYYPQAGRNFLVSLRLRL, encoded by the coding sequence ATGCGGTTTATTACGCTGCTTACCACTGCGCTCCTCCTCACGCAAACAGCCGCGGGGCAGGGCGAAATTCACGGAGTTATAACCAATGATCGGGGCGAACCGCTTGCAGGTGCGGCGGTGGCCATTGCCGAAACTTTCAAGGGTACCTTTACCGCTACCGATGGAAGTTACCGCCTGCGAAACCTGAGACCAGGGCCTTACGCAATGCGCGTGTCTTTCCTGGGATTTGAAACCGTTGAAGATACCTTGCTGGTGCAAGACGGCGAGCGGCTCATCTGGAGTCCGCAGATGCGGCCAAGTATCTTCCTCTCCGAAGAAGTGGTGATTTCGGCTACGCGGGCGGGAAGCAAAACTCCCACCACTTACACCAATCTCAGCAAAGAAGAGGTCGGAGACGCCAATTTCGGGCAGGACCTGCCATACATACTGGAATTTACACCCTCGGCTGTGGTAACCTCCGACGCAGGAGCAGGGGTGGGCTACACGGGTATTCGCATTCGCGGAAGCGACCCCACCCGAACCAACGTTACCATCAATGGAATTCCGGTGAATGACGCGGAGTCGCATGGCGTTTTCTGGGTAAACATGCCCGATCTGGCTTCATCGCTGGAAAGTGTGCAGATACAACGCGGTGTCGGAACATCCTCCAACGGAGCGGCGGCTTTTGGTGCAAGCATCAACTTGCAAACCAACGCGCTTCAGGAAAAAGCCTACGGCGAGATTGAAAATGCATACGGCTCATTCAATACCTGGCGCCACACCGTAAAAGCTGGAACAGGACTCATCGACAATAAGTTTTCGCTGGATGCCCGCCTGTCGCAAATCACCTCTGACGGCTACATTGATAGGGCCTCCAGCGATTTGCGCTCTTACTACCTTGCCGGAGCATGGCACGGTAAGAACTCGGTATTGCGCCTCAATGTGTTTGGTGGGCACGAAGTAACCTATCAGGCATGGAATGGAGTATCGGCCGAAAACCTTGAGAACAACCGCACCTTTAACAGCGCGGGAATGTTTTTTGACCAGGACGGCAATATGCAGTTTTACGACAATGAAGTAGACAATTACCAGCAACACCACTACCAGCTGCACTTTTCGCATCGATTCAGTCAACGTGTAAACTTCAACACCTCCCTGCACTACACGCGCGGTGCCGGCTACTTTGAGCAATACCGTGCCAACGACCGTTTCAGCACCTACAACCTCGAGCCACTGGTGGTGAACAGCGACACCATCACGCGTACCGATTTGATTCGCCGCAGGTGGCTGGACAATCACTTCTACGGGCAGGTGTTTTCCATGAACTACAACAACCACCGCGGACTGGATGTAACCGTTGGTGGGGGCTGGAATGTTTACGACGGTGATCATTTTGGCGAGATTATCTGGGCCCGCTTTGCTTCCCAGAGCAACATTCGCGACCGCTACTACGATAACAACGCGCTCAAAACCGAGTGGCACGGATACGTAAAAGCCACGCAGCAGTTGGGAAAATTTACCGCCTTTGCCGATTTGCAATACCGCGGCATAGACTATCGCTTTGAGGGATTCAATGTGGTGTTTGAGGAATTTGTGCTGGCCGATCAGCAAGTGAACTTCGGGTTTTTTAATCCCAAGGCCGGATTTATGTTCGATCTCAATGAGCGAAACAACTTTTACGCTTCGCTCGGTGTGTCGCATCGAGAGCCTGTGCGCCGCGACTTTACACAAAGCACTCCTGAAAGTCGTCCGGTGGCCGAGCAACTTCGGAACCTGGAGGTAGGCTACCGTTACCGCGGCCGAAATTGGTTTTTAAATGCCAATTACTACCTGATGGACTATAAAGACCAGCTTGTGTTGAACGGCGAGATCAATGATGTAGGAGCCTACAATCGCGTAAATGTGGATGACAGCTACCGAATGGGGATTGAAATTGAAGGGGGTGTGCGCCTGCACCGTACACTAACCCTTGGAGGTAATGCCACATTCAGTCGGAATAAAATCCGTTCGTTCACCGAATTTGTGGACGACTTTGATCAGGGTGGCCAACTGGCCATTGAGCACAGCAATACCGACATCGCCTTTTCGCCCAATTTTGTGGCAGGGGGGATTCTTACCTACGAGCCCTTGAAGGACTTGCGCATGAGCTTGATGCCTAAATACGTGGGTGAGCAGTTTTTGGACAATACTTCTGACCGCAATCGAATGCTGGATGCTTATTTCATTACCAACTTCAGGTTGCACTATACCCTGCGCGACGTGCTTTTCAGCGAAATGGAAATCGGTGTATTGGTGTACAACATGTTTGACGCGTTATACGAGAACAACGGCTATACGTTCAGTTACATAGCCGACCAGCAAATGACTACCGAAAACTTCTACTACCCGCAGGCAGGCCGCAATTTCCTGGTGAGTCTCAGGCTGAGATTGTAG
- a CDS encoding type II toxin-antitoxin system RelE/ParE family toxin → MVSDSRFEVVFLEEAKLFLDGLDEKSRSKIVYNLWKSKMANDKELFKKLQNEIWEFRTKYSKAHYRLLAFWDKRNKSETLVVATHGFLKKTDKIPKVEIARAESLRKQYLNETWEKR, encoded by the coding sequence ATGGTGAGCGACTCAAGGTTTGAGGTTGTGTTTTTAGAAGAAGCCAAATTGTTTTTAGACGGGCTCGACGAAAAATCCAGAAGCAAGATAGTTTACAATCTTTGGAAGTCGAAAATGGCCAACGACAAGGAGTTATTCAAAAAGCTGCAAAATGAAATATGGGAGTTTCGAACAAAGTATAGCAAAGCCCATTACCGGCTTCTTGCCTTTTGGGATAAACGAAACAAGTCTGAAACCTTAGTTGTTGCAACACATGGTTTCCTGAAGAAGACAGACAAGATACCAAAAGTTGAAATTGCCAGAGCAGAGAGCTTACGTAAACAGTATTTAAACGAAACATGGGAGAAAAGATGA